In the Limanda limanda chromosome 10, fLimLim1.1, whole genome shotgun sequence genome, one interval contains:
- the p2rx3a gene encoding P2X purinoceptor 3a, whose protein sequence is MGWLGSTITDFFTYETTKSVVVKSWTVGIINRIVQLLIIAYFVGWVFIHEKAYQSIDTGIESSVMTKVKGFGYHEDRIMDVADYVYPPQGAGVFCIMTKLIITHNQFQGKCAETGNFKCKTDEDCKDYFGSILTNGVITGICLNYDNETEGRCEIEAWCPAEDDTVTIGRILDVSNFTIFIKNSIRFPLFNVTRGNFPSTMTSSEIKRCKYHPETNPYCPIFRVGDVLNYTDQTPEKLTKNGGEIGINIQWQCNLDLDIEKCVPKYSFSRLDAPFAKNRISKGYNFRFAKYFMTENGTEFRTLHKAYAIRFDVMVTGKAGKFDTVPTLINLVAAFTSIGLGTVLCDIILLNFLKGAKQYKAKKFEEVSDAQIEASIAQSPGSQLSLKPGLKSSYDSGAVSLSASDQPM, encoded by the exons ATGGGTTGGTTGGGGAGCACCATCACTGACTTCTTCACCTACGAGACCACCAAGTCTGTGGTGGTCAAAAGCTGGACTGTTGGCATCATCAACCGGATCGTACAGCTGCTCATCATTGCATATTTTGTCGG CTGGGTCTTCATCCACGAGAAAGCTTACCAGTCCATTGACACCGGCATCGAGTCCTCCGTGATGACCAAAGTGAAAGGTTTTGGTTACCATGAAGACCGTATAATGGATGTGGCCGACTACGTCTATCCCCCACAG GGCGCAGGTGTGTTCTGCATCATGACCAAACTCATCATCACTCATAATCAGTTCCAGGGAAAATGTGCGGAG actggcaactttaaatgtaaaacGGATGAAGACTGCAAAGACTATTTTGGGTCCATCCTTACCAATG GAGTGATAACAGGTATTTGCCTCAATTATGACAACGAGACGGAGGGTCGGTGCGAGATTGAAGCATGGTGTCCAGCTGAGGACGACACTGTCACCAT AGGCCGAATCCTCGATGTGAGTAACTTTACCATTTTCATCAAAAACAGTATTCGCTTTCCTCTCTTCAATGTCACCAG AGGGAACTTTCCAAGCACAATGACTTCCTCAGAGATTAAGCGCTGCAAGTACCACCCAGAGACCAACCCCTATTGTCCCATCTTTCGGGTCGGGGACGTCCTGAATTACACAGACCAGACTCCGGAGAAGCTGACAAAAAAT ggTGGGGAAATAGGAATTAACATTCAATGGCAATGTAACCTGGACCTGGACATCGAAAAGTGTGTGCCCAAGTACTCATTCTCACGCCTGGATGCACCATTTGCCAAGAACCGCATCTCCAAAGGATACAACTTCAG ATTTGCCAAATATTTCATGACAGAGAATGGGACTGAATTTCGGACACTTCACAAAGCATATGCAATCCGCTTCGATGTCATGGTCACGGGAAAG GCAGGAAAGTTTGACACAGTCCCAACACTGATCAACTTGGTTGCGGCCTTCACCTCTATTGGACTG GGTACAGTTCTCTGTGACATTATCTTGCTTAACTTCCTGAAAGGGGCGAAGCAGTACAAAGCCAAGAAATTTGAAGAg GTGTCAGACGCTCAGATTGAAGCATCCATTGCTCAGAGCCCCGGCAGCCAGCTGTCACTCAAACCAGGCCTCAAGAGCTCCTACGACTCCGGAGCCGTTTCCCTCTCGGCCTCCGACCAACCCATGTGA